Proteins encoded together in one Vitis riparia cultivar Riparia Gloire de Montpellier isolate 1030 unplaced genomic scaffold, EGFV_Vit.rip_1.0 scaffold842_pilon_pilon, whole genome shotgun sequence window:
- the LOC117910761 gene encoding putative disease resistance protein RGA3, with amino-acid sequence MADALLSIVLERLASLIDQEVSLVVGVETEIQSLTVTLQVIRAVVADAEKRQVKEELVKVWLQRLKDIAYQMDDVLDEWSTSLLKSQIERAESPSMSKKKVSSCIPSPSICFKRVAGRRDIALKIRDIKQQVDDIANQSNRFNFTSRFSNEEPQRLITISAVDISEVCGRDKDRDTIQRQLLGESCEQNLGPYIISLVGLGGVGKTTLAQLAFNHHEVEAYFDIRIWVCVSDPFIPVRIFRDISEALYEKSSDVHNPEVLQKKIQACIDGKKFLLVLDDVWNEDYQLWEQLKNCLKCGGGGSRILVTTRNESVARMMRSTYMHSLGSLPLEQCRALFSQIAFWGESTDKIEELEEIGKKIADKCKGLPLAVKALGSLMRSKNNKEDWENVLNSEMWELDVFEEKLSPALLLSYYDLPPPLKQCFSYCAVFPKDHSIERDDLIKLWMAQGYLNSKAGREMETVGREYFENLAARSFFQDFGKDVEGNIVRCKMHDIVHDFAQFLTNNECLIVEDDCDQNLKTNLSLQKVRHATVIVHGSTTFNNSINNARNLHTLLVVSNSFSLDSFQQFKYLRAMDLRGNGSIVELPREVGEFIHLRYLNLSNCGRLETLPETISELCNLQTLDVRYCFHLAKLPQGIRSLINLRHLQNGSCMMLRGLPKGVGRLTSLRTLSCFVVGDENGSDVCKIEEMRNLKELYGELEITGLGKVEDAGEAEKAELKNKKKLYGLTLSFQQWTSHQVGKKEVAEALQPHPNLKSLRIDWYEGKEWPRWMMEPSLPQLTQLFLSSCIKCQCLPPLGDLPLLERLEIEWMGRVKYVGGEFLGSSSKIAFPRLKHLSFSAMSLWENWEVKEEKGRKVMPCLLSLEIKRTRKLTAVPDLLHQRTPPIKIKWDKEEIGGSS; translated from the coding sequence ATGGCGGATGCTCTCCTTTCTATTGTCCTAGAGCGGCTGGCTTCTCTTATTGATCAGGAAGTTTCTCTGGTTGTGGGTGTTGAAACAGAAATCCAAAGCCTCACCGTCACACTCCAGGTCATCCGAGCTGTTGTTGCAGATGCAGAGAAGAGACAAGTGAAGGAGGAACTTGTCAAAGTTTGGTTGCAGAGGCTTAAAGACATCGCCTACCAAATGGACGACGTGCTGGATGAGTGGAGCACTTCTCTTCTCAAATCTCAGATCGAGAGAGCTGAAAGCCCTTCCATGTCTAAGAAGAAGGTAAGCTCCTGCATTCCCTCCCCTAGCATCTGTTTCAAACGAGTTGCTGGCCGTCGTGACATTGCTCTTAAGATTAGGGATATTAAACAACAAGTTGATGACATTGCAAACCAGAGCAATCGGTTCAATTTTACATCCAGATTTAGCAACGAAGAACCGCAGAGGCTTATAACTATTTCTGCAGTTGACATTTCAGAGGTATGTGGTCGGGATAAGGACAGGGACACCATACAAAGGCAGCTGTTGGGTGAGAGTTGTGAACAAAACTTGGGCCCCTACATCATCTCCCTAGTTGGGCTGGGAGGTGTCGGCAAAACAACTCTTGCTCAACTAGCCTTTAACCACCATGAGGTGGAGGCCTATTTTGATATAAGAATCTGGGTCTGCGTGTCTGATCCTTTTATCCCAGTAAGAATTTTTAGGGATATTTCTGAAGCCCTCTATGAAAAGTCTTCCGATGTCCATAATCCTGAAGTTCTACAGAAAAAAATTCAAGCATGTATTGATGGGAAGAAGTTTCTCCTTGTGCTGGATGACGTGTGGAATGAAGACTATCAGTTGTGGGAACAACTCAAGAATTGTCTCAAGTGTGGAGGTGGTGGGAGTAGAATTTTAGTGACCACTCGCAATGAGAGCGTTGCTAGGATGATGAGAAGCACATACATGCACTCCTTAGGAAGCTTACCATTAGAGCAATGTCGGGCATTATTTTCCCAAATAGCTTTTTGGGGGGAGAGTACCGACAAAATTGAAGAACTAGAAGAAATTGGCAAAAAAATAGCAGACAAGTGTAAGGGGTTACCTCTTGCCGTTAAAGCTTTAGGGAGTCTGATGCggtccaaaaataataaagaggaTTGGGAGAATGTTTTGAATAGTGAAATGTGGGAATTGGATGTTTTTGAGGAAAAACTGTCCCCTGCCTTGTTGTTGAGTTATTATGATCTGCCCCCGCCACTTAAACAGTGCTTCTCATACTGTGCGGTCTTTCCCAAAGATCACTCAATTGAAAGAGATGACTTGATTAAGTTATGGATGGCACAAGGCTACCTCAACTCTAAGGCAGGCAGAGAGATGGAGACAGTTGGGAGAGAGTACTTTGAAAACTTAGCAGCTCGGTCTTTCTTCCAAGATTTTGGGAAAGATGTGGAGGGTAACATAGTAAGGTGCAAGATGCATGATATAGTGCATGACTTTGCTCAATTTTTGACCAACAATGAATGCTTAATTGTGGAGGATGATTGTGATCAAAACCTAAAGACAAACTTGTCCCTTCAAAAGGTTCGTCATGCAACTGTAATTGTGCATGGAAGTACCACTTTCAATAACTCCATCAATAACGCGAGGAATTTACACACACTTTTAGTTGTGTCTAACTCATTTTCACTTGATTCATTCCAGCAATTCAAATATCTTAGAGCAatggatttgagaggtaatggCTCAATTGTAGAACTCCCAAGGGAGGTGGGTGAATTCATACATTTGAGGTACCTTAATCTATCAAATTGCGGGAGATTGGAAACATTGCCCGAAACAATCAGTGAGTTATGCAATCTACAAACCTTAGATGTTCGGTATTGTTTTCATCTTGCAAAACTACCTCAAGGGATAAGAAGTCTAATTAATTTGAGACATCTTCAAAACGGTTCTTGTATGATGCTCAGAGGCCTGCCTAAGGGAGTCGGAAGATTAACATCTCTTCGAACCTTATCCTGTTTTGTTGTTGGTGATGAGAATGGAAGTGATGTGTGCAAAATAGAAGAAATGAGAAACTTGAAGGAGCTCTATGGAGAGCTTGAAATAACAGGATTGGGCAAAGTGGAAGATGCAGGGGAGGCTGAAAAGGCAGAAttgaagaataagaaaaagCTCTATGGTCTGACATTAAGTTTCCAACAATGGACGAGTCATCAAGTAGGGAAGAAGGAAGTGGCTGAAGCCCTACAACCCCATCCAAACTTAAAATCTCTGCGCATAGACTGGTATGAAGGCAAGGAATGGCCCAGGTGGATGATGGAGCCATCATTACCCCAACTAACACAGCTTTTCCTTTCATCTTGTATAAAATGTCAGTGCTTGCCTCCTCTGGGGGATCTCCCACTTCTCGAGAGATTGGAAATAGAATGGATGGGGCGAGTGAAATATGTTGGTGGTGAGTTCTTGGGATCATCATCAAAAATTGCATTTCCAAGGTTGAAGCATCTGTCATTTTCAGCCATGTCTTTGTGGGAAAATTGGgaagtaaaagaagaaaaagggaggAAAGTAATGCCATGTCTTCTTTCCTTGGAAATAAAACGCACTCGAAAGCTTACGGCAGTACCGGACCTCCTGCACCAGAGGACACCaccaattaaaataaagtgGGATAAAGAGGAAATAGGTGGAAGCTCTTAA